From Schistocerca gregaria isolate iqSchGreg1 unplaced genomic scaffold, iqSchGreg1.2 ptg000994l, whole genome shotgun sequence, one genomic window encodes:
- the LOC126326600 gene encoding uncharacterized protein LOC126326600 — MMCILKLDFCPSASVWIYQGDLSRPLLACASNDDSLIRIYNVQSITKDPSTGAVMPISVYTLHKHPVHLMKYNRAFRCVVSIDRRGMVEYWNPETLKPPLNVDWRYKSDTDYIQYFTKTRSPPMSMSLSEDGSLLATMGEEYHIRIFWFSTGKLYKEYDESLNKLTVIQKDPASPFKLEDMDFGRRMAIERQLEKRGYGPKSNVIFDCTGNFIMYPTLLGIKLVNIHTDELKCIIGCNEPNDRFLELALYQGRTTGSAFLETLQADAQEDPTLFACSHKKNRFYLFTRRTHEEGDDFQSRDVLNEKPTVEEIRAVIPTPQKQGRRARSAIIHTTFGDIYVHLYPEEAPKAVENFTMHSKQGYYNGLIFHRVVRNFIIQTGDPLGDGTGGSSIWDRDFEDEFSPKLKHDQPGIVSMANAGPNTNGSQFFITTAPAVHLDMKHTIFGKVSKGLDVVRLIEQVRVDKADKPTEDIRIINIEVRLD; from the coding sequence CTTGACTTCTGCCCCAGCGCGTCGGTCTGGATCTACCAGGGCGATCTCTCCAGGCCCCTGCTCGCGTGCGCCTCCAACGACGATTCCCTCATTCGAATTTACAACGTACAGTCGATTACCAAGGATCCTTCGACGGGCGCTGTCATGCCGATAAGCGTGTACACTCTTCACAAGCACCCGGTGCACTTGATGAAGTACAACCGGGCTTTCAGGTGCGTGGTTTCGATAGACAGAAGGGGCATGGTCGAGTACTGGAACCCGGAGACTCTGAAGCCTCCTCTCAACGTCGACTGGAGGTACAAGTCCGACACGGATTACATTCAGTATTTTACGAAGACCAGGTCGCCGCCGATGAGCATGTCTCTGTCGGAAGATGGGTCGCTGTTGGCGACGATGGGTGAAGAGTACCATATTCGAATTTTTTGGTTTTCTACTGGAAAGCTTTATAAGGAGTACGACGAGTCGTTGAACAAGCTCACGGTCATTCAGAAGGATCCTGCTTCCCCATTTAAGTTGGAGGACATGGATTTTGGGAGGCGGATGGCGATCGAAAGGCAGTTAGAAAAACGCGGGTATGGACCTAAATCAAACGTTATTTTTGATTGTACCGGAAATTTTATAATGTACCCCACGCTGTTGGGCATCAAACTGGTCAACATTCATACGGACGAACTGAAATGCATCATTGGGTGCAACGAGCCTAACGACCGGTTTTTGGAACTGGCGCTGTATCAAGGTAGGACGACTGGATCTGCATTTTTAGAAACGCTGCAGGCAGACGCTCAAGAGGACCCCACGCTTTTCGCGTGCAGTCACAAGAAGAACCGATTTTACCTATTTACGAGGAGAACTCACGAAGAGGGTGACGATTTTCAGTCGAGGGACGTGTTGAACGAAAAACCGACCGTCGAGGAAATTCGAGCCGTGATTCCTACTCCTCAAAAGCAAGGCCGACGCGCGCGATCGGCTATCATTCACACGACGTTCGGCGACATCTACGTTCACCTTTACCCGGAGGAGGCGCCGAAGGCGGTCGAGAACTTTACCATGCACAGCAAGCAAGGGTACTACAATGGCCTGATCTTCCACCGCGTGGTCAGGAACTTCATCATACAGACGGGAGACCCGTTGGGAGACGGAACTGGGGGTTCGAGCATTTGGGACCGCGACTTCGAAGACGAATTTTCACCGAAACTGAAGCACGATCAGCCCGGAATTGTGAGCATGGCCAACGCCGGACCGAACACCAACGGGTCCCAGTTTTTCATCACCACCGCTCCGGCGGTTCACCTGGACATGAAGCACACCATTTTCGGCAAGGTGAGCAAGGGATTGGACGTAGTGAGACTGATTGAACAAGTCCGAGTTGACAAGGCGGACAAGCCCACGGAGGATATAAGGATAATTAACATCGAAGTTCGGCTAGACTGA